Sequence from the Microplitis demolitor isolate Queensland-Clemson2020A chromosome 2, iyMicDemo2.1a, whole genome shotgun sequence genome:
tttttcatcgcgtttcatgaaattttcgtggctttaaattttttcgaaaatttcgataatttcataatttcgggtcaattttcattattttttaacaaaatttcataaattatttatctaatttcataaatttcatatttcaggccgattttcattatttttcattaaatttctcagtgatttcataaatttccgataaaattttatcatttttctataaattttctcttattaaaaaactttcgaaaataattctctATACATTAAAAATGTCTTCCACCTTCTATCAAAGTTTGatggttttattaaaatctcaacaatAGAGGAGTTAAAATGAACCGGAAAAATGGGATAATATACCTAAGCCTTGTGGAAGCTTTTCCAGCTCGATAATCTCGCTGGAACTCTTTGATCGGTGGCAGTCGAcggtcatttttattattattatcacggTTTTCATCATTATCGTTAATCTGTGGGCTGGGATCCTGGTACTCGTGTATCCTCATTTTCATGGACTGAGTTTGTGTTCGTCTGAAGGTAACACCTGATGGCTGTCTCAAGTGTCGGGAAAGTTTAACAGGAGCACTAGCGGTACTTCCTGCTGAAGATGAGGACGTCGAGGTTGCTGACGATACGGAAGACACGCCAGATATTGAGGATGATCCACTGGCCATTGAATAGAGTGAAGCTGATGCTGGTACATTACCACTAGACCATCTATTACCACTGACACTCCCGCTCGTTCCGACACCTGCGCCCATACTGTACTCTGATGCACTCTGAGGCAGTACCCACGATTTTCCCGACATCGAATActaaacaaaaattcattattcatCAACTCATCGCTCAACTTTAAATATCTCATTacctattaattttatcgaaaaattttatgatacttttttgtagctctttaaatttcctacaaaaaaggtctctatACATTTTTGCATAAACTTAATACttaatgagtaattaataaatttaataattaaaaatatttgtcctaaaataacaaaacatagcttttaatttttaattgataataattcagTATCTATTGattttaggaaaaaattttattagacttttttgtagctctttaaatttcctacaaaaaaaatctctatacATTTTTGCATAAACTTAATACttaatgagtaattaataaatttaataattaaaaatatttgtcctaaaataacaaaacatagcttttaatttttaattgataataattcagTATCTATTGattttaggaaaaaattttattagacttttttgtagctctttaaattccctacaaaaaagatctctaTACATTTTTGCataaacttaatatttaatgagtaattaataaatttactaattaaaaatatttgtcctaaaataacaaaacatagcttttaatttttaattgataataattcagTATCTATTGattttaggaaaaaattttattagactttatttgtaacaaatttaaagggctacaaaaaaggtctcttaatatttttgcatAAACTTAATAGTTTCAGAGTTATATtgagatatttaataaaatattgacttACATCACGAGGAATAAGCGTTtgttttaatcgtaaaattttAGCTCGACAGATGACGCATCTTAGGGGTAACAGTCTTTGAGAAACGGCCATCTGTATTGTTTTAACAAAGCATCGTctgcataaaaaattacatgttttaatatacataaatatataaagtattaaaatataacaaaactttttcttgaacctcaagaaaattttttaatggtttgCAATTTGGaggttaatttataaatgcatatgtatatgcataaatatatatatatatatatatatatatatatatatatacatatatatttgtataaaaaatgggtaaaaatattgatgttaTTTGTTACAATGTaggaataattataataattagcaactttttaaactattttgttACCTGCAAACCACACGATGACCACATGGCGCTGTTTGCATGGTCGCTCTTGCGTTTACGCAGATGACacactacaaaaaaatgataattttttttattatactattattcttatatttatatataattaacagcTAATTGTTAacgattcatttatttttactgccCAAAAAAATACTCGTgttactcaaattttttttttttttgagaaggataacatttgaaataatttaagagCCATTTGTTAatttgcatttatttttattgccactacatttttaatgtacaaagtgttatttattatttatagtattgTGTAGAGTGCAATCGTGATCATATTCAGTGGGAAGATGTTCtctttgttgaaaaattagtggattttagtattattttggACCCGATGGCGGACCTGATGGTGGGCCTGACGGTGGGCCTTGTGGTGGCGCTTGCGGTGAACGACCCATTCTTCTACCCTTGttcatttctgaaaaaatggaataaaaataaaaattagaaattttaaaaaaagcaattaCTCAAAATTACCAATTCTTGGGATCACATTTAACACTACATTGAGATACGCAATCATTGACTTTTTTAGTCCATTGGCCTGATACCTGAGtccctaaaattttaattaataatatgtcataaataatatttttttttttagaaaattttagagGTTACTTATtgtaagaattaattttttcttgtcgAATATTTGATAATTCGATTTCACCCTCCATCTTAcggcagtttttttttcaaattttttttgaaatttacaatttatggATTTTTTCTCGAATTACagttattcataaaaaatagtaattttttaaaactatccTTGTAACCATCCATCTCACggcaaaaaatgatttattaaaagcaCAATTTTGAAAGTAACCAATgtctagtatttttaaaaaatgacaattaatgATCAACGAAAATAAAAGGCTTTTCACTTCCTTCCATCTTACggcaatgaataattttttttggttaaaataatttttaaatgtggCAACTATTGATATtgctgaaaaattatattcttctTTCCACAACAATAGTGAACTGCGAATTTTAAGACATTTAATCTctaccgtccatcttacggcatcaattatttttaatacttccgaaattcgaaaattattggaatattctcaaaatgctattggattaaaaaaaatagaaatagtCTTCCGAGAGGTCTCTCTTCGTCTTCCATCTTAcggcaataatttttttttttaataaatttgaaattcaaaaaatgtattaggatatttttgaagatgctattgaattaaaaaaaggcTAGTCTTTTGAAAGTTTTCTATTCGCCTTCCATCTTAcggcaataatttttttttaaataaatttgaaattcaaaaattattaggatatttttgaaaatgttattgaattaaaaaaagactAGTCTTTTGAAAGTTTTCTATTCGCCTTCCATCTTAcggcaataattttttttttaaataaatttgaaattcaaaaattattaggatatttttgaaaatgttattgaattaaaaaaaggcTAGTCTCTCGAAAGTTCCCTATTCGCCTTCCATCTTAcggcaataattttttttttaaataaatccaaaattaaaaaattattaggatatttttgaaaatgttattgaattaaaaaaaaggctAGTCTCTCGAAAGTTCCCTATTCGCCTTCCATCTTACGGCAATTTTATcgaaaatctaataaaataatttaccttgAGTACTGTCGTATTGTCCACTGAAACCTCCAGCATAATAAACCTGAGGTTCAGCAGCGAGCAATTGGTCAACGCTCCTCTTTTTCTGACCACCTCCTGCTCCACCACTCATTCCAGCACCAGCTTGCGCTCCAAAACCAAATCCAGCTTTCGCTCCCATACCAGCACCAGCACCCCCAGAACCACCACCAGCACCACCTCCGATTTCTCCACCCATTCCAAATCCACCACCGAATCCAGCGCCAGCACCACCACCTCCACCTGGCATTCCAGGAATTCCTGGCATTCCAGGCATTTGTGCagcctaaaaaaatataattcaaatttaaaaaataaaaatctcaatctaaataattaaggaAAAAACTACTTACTGCCAAAGCAACTGCACAGGCAACAACAAATGCAATTGTCAATCCGTTCATGATCAAATTACTTGTGATGATTCGTTGACAATTGTCGTGTCTTAtatacacaaaaatttttattatttgcgatatatttttttataaaatacgcaGTCATTGTATAAGATTGATATCTTTGTTATTATTCCCcgtattactattattttttttctaattatttacagGACCTTgagtattataatttaatatcctGGCTACTGACAGGAAATTCACTTTTgacgattaaattatttcgtgtcaattataattaattagcgAGTGACCGACACTCGaatgattattttcaatatcgCATTACgtttgtgtaaataaatacaaagatactttttgtttgttttttgttaCTAAATTAGTGTCTcatgttttttcaaatttgattatttatttatgtaacaatattattaattattaagccaatgatttttaatttaattattttttaccggggacaaataatttaattatttgaataatgttgtaaaaataagttatttaatcattggaaatttataaaatagaaaaaatgcTCAAAATTTGAGGATTCTGTGCAGAGTCAGTGCGGATTGAGCTTTGAGTCACTCTTGAGTCAGTGCGGATCAAGCATTGAGTCACTCTTGAGTCATTGTCTACTTAGCCCGGCTTCAGTACAAAGTTAATTCGTTCACAATCTAGATTCTGTGCGGAGTCAGTGTGGATCGAGCTTTGAGTCACTCTTGAGTCAGTGCGGATCAAGAATTGAGTCACTCTTGAGTCAATGTCTACTCAGTCCGCATTCAGTACAAAGTTAATTCGTTCACAATCTAGATTTAGTGCGGAGTCGGTGAGGATCGAGCTTTGAGTCACTCTTGAGTCAGTGCAGATCAAGCTTTGAGTCACTCTTGAGTCAGTGCAGATCAAGCTTTGAGTCACTCTTGAGTCATTGTCTACTCAGCCCGGCTTCAGTACAAAGTTAATTCGTTCACAATCTAGATTCTGTGCGGAGTCAGTGTGGATCGAGCTTTGAGTCACTCTTGAGTCAGTGCGGATCAAGAATTGAGTCACTCTTGAGTCAATGTCTACTCAGTCCGCATTCAGTACAAAGTTAATTCGTTCACAATCTATATTTTGTGCGGAGTCGGTGCGGATCGAGCATTGAGTCACTCTTGAGTCATTGCGGATTGAACTTCGAGTCACTGTTGAGTCAATACTTACTCAGTCCGGATTCAGTAGAACTTAAATTCGTACGCAGTCTAGATTCTGTGCGGAGTCAGTGCGGATTGAGCTTTGAGTCACTGTTGAGTCAGTGCAGATCAAGCTTTGAGTCGCTATTGAGTCAATATAGATTCAGCCTGGATTCCGTACAAAGTTAATTCATAGGCAGTCTAGATTTCGTGCGGAGTCATcgtaaattgaattttgagtGAATGATGAGTCAATACGGATTTCAGAAAGACTCGGGTGGAGTCAATGCGGATTGAGTGCGAAGTTtgtgattcattttttatgtaatgatttaaaaataaactttactttaatttgagatatttttgcaaatatttcaTGCAAATATGGGTGAGGTAAAATGGTCATACAATTATTGAAATCAGTTATCCGTAAAAAAATCTCCAGATCACTTTGAGAGTAcaaagttttaatatataatttatttaaatatcagatataataaatataaatttttttgttaaataaaaaaaaattaaaacaaggcatttttcaaaatgcaattatttttattgccatGTACAGAATTTATcaaacttaaatatataactcAATGACTCGATTTAGTGATAATAAatctttatataaaaatacatcatACATCATATATCAAATATATCAGCGAAAGTCATAACGAACTTTTCAATTTctccatatttaataaatcaaaatttcctcCCCATATCTTCTGGTCCTTTAGGTCGTCTCTGAGGTGAACGTCGTCCTCTAGCGCCTCCAGCAAgacctaaaaaaatatatgacaatatTAATCATTATCGACTTTCTCAAAAAATATACTTCTTATAATATCGACCTTGCATAtcgttatgaattttttccgcaaattcgataaaaaaagtttgaagtTCATCTTCTAAACTTCTCCTTTGTCTTGACCCCTCATTCATATCAGATTCTCCTCCACCTTGACCACCAAATCCACCACTCACTTGTCCATCAGCTTGACCACCCATTCCCCCTTGACCACCTTCTGGACCTCCCATCCCACAAGGAGGAGGTGGTGGACCTCCCATCATACCATGAGGTGGGTGAGGTGGACCCCTCATACCACCAGGTCCTTGTGCaatctttataaaattatcaattcttaAATATAGAAGCTCTCCGTACTGATGACCGAGTGGTGAAATAGtaaatctttttataaaatattcataaaaaaggTCAAGTGTGTCGGGGGTAACAGGCATCATAATAAAAGTGCccgggtaaataaatttcaaaccaaaataataataaaattttttctcgaagACAAAATGCTAAGGTAGTGAACGGAAGACTGAAAATTAGTTCTGCCGAAAAATGACCGAAATTaggcctaaaaaaaaaacaaaaataggcTGACTCAAGTTATCGGTTAATTTTCGGTCTATTTATcagaatgataaaatttcgGTGCGTTTTCGAccttttctaaaaaaattctatggtTCGACGTAATTTCGAGCTTTTTGACTAAAGTTCTATAATTTGGCGTAATTTCAACCTAATTTCTAACTTTTTCACTAAAATTCTATAGTATGGCGTAATTTCGACCAAATTTTGGTCTCTTTAACTAAAATTCTAAGTTAGGCGTAATTTCGAACAAATTTCGAccttttctacaaaaaattctATGGTTCGACGTAATTTCGAACTTTTGACTAAAATTCTATAGCTTGACGTAATTTCGACCAAATTTCGGTCTCTTTAACTAAAATTCTAAGTTAGGCGTAATTTCGAACAAATTTCGAccttctctacaaaaaaattctatggtTCGACGTAATTTCGACCAAATTTCGGTCTCTTTAACTAAAATTCTAAGTTAGGCGTAATTTCTAACAAATTTCGAccttttctacaaaaaattctATGGTTCGACGTAATTTCGAACTTTTTCACTAAAATTCTATAGTTTGGCGTAATTTCGACCAAATTTCGGtctctttaaataaaattctaagtTAGGCGTAATTTCGAACAAATTTCGAccttttctacaaaaaattttatggttcGACGTAATTTCGAACTTTTTCACTAAAATTCTATAGTTTGACGTAATTTCGACCAAATTTCGGTCtctttaactaaaattttaagttaggcGTAATTTCGAACAAATTTCGAccttttctacaaaaaattctATGGTTCGACGTAATTTCGAACTTTTTGACTAAAATTCTATAGTTTGACGTAATTTCGACCAAACTTCGGtctctttaattaaaattctcagTTAGGCGTAATTTCGGccaaatttagtattttttacataatttcgGTTAACGATTTTAGACCGAGTGACCATAGGGCCATGTTACCCCCTTACTCTTCTCTTTATCAAAATTCGAGTATTTTTCacacattaaataaattaataaatataaaactatataaaatacttaccGCTAGAGCAATTGTACAGCTAACAATGAATGTAATCATCAATCcgttcattttcaaaaaactgatatttttcacaattattctgtcttatatatacaatgattttcatatacttaaatatatatccacatatatttaaattatgatgactaaataattcatttcatgtaacagttttttttatattcataattatttcgctttatatatatatagacatatatattcgttaaaaaaaaaaaaaaaaaaataacaggaaatgtaattaaattttatttttcgccattgagtttaataatttatgagttaATTCTCGAGAaacttaaacaattatttgttttaaaaaaaaataaaacaacgcgaatattattatttatgggcaatttgttttatgtaataagtatataattaaaatgtatttaataattcaaaactcaCTTCGTCTTCTTGTGAGGAAGCCAGCTCGGGTTCATTTTCTTCTAACTTGGTGAGTAGTTTATCCTgaaacaaaagtcattaatttaatatttagaaaacttataaatcaataatatatatctatgtatatatatatgaaggtTAGTTTAAATTTGTCGAAAACAATGAGGTAAGTTGGTTAGTCTAGGCagtcaagttaattttaattttcaaaaaaattatttttataatcatgacccattttacccccaagttagtttttttctaattttcaataaacaattcaaataccgaatacgaaaaaaatttttttttattttcaatttgaaaTCGGGTTCAAATTTTCGgcgtagaaaaaaataatttttttggtgcgaaaaaaattttgtatgaaataaaaacaaaagttttattaGAAACTCTTTTTTTCTGagtcattataaatttatgaataaaaaaaatgattttaggTCGTAATACTTGTGTCCCGTATTGCCCCAGATTCCTATTGAGTATTTAATTACTGGTATAATTGCGGTATAAATAGAAATATCGTTTCCAGAAAGTTTGCAACAAGTAATCGATACTCGCAGTTGATAAAGTCTCTTTCACTTAACGTCAATGAAATTAACACACTTGAGttctaattttataatttgtggctaaaaataacattaatgaGTAAGCGGTTATTTTAACAACTAAAAagctttttaacttttaatccCACTTCAATTATGTATTCCCAATACTCACAACTCGGCTCAACTTTTgagttttcattattaatttaacccATCGATTCAAAACCTTCTAGCTTCTAACCTttcgatttataaaatttatgatctaaacattttttatagagaatttaattgcCTACAATTTTGTactctttcatttttttcgtatctcTAATACTTTAGtcagaattttcattttaattttttccaaaaattaacaaatttttttttttaaccaaaattccatatttactcaaaaattatctACCGCCTAAAATATTGAGTTTacgtaatttttcattgataccttttttgtaggaaattaaatttcctacaaaatcatATTCGAccatttttttcgtatctcCAATACTTTggtcataatttaaattcaaaactaaaaacaatGAACTTCCATATCAATAATTCCAAAACCagaatcataattaaatatttgatatttgtcAACAAAGGATCAGAGCTTAGTAGAGATTAGCAGCATTATTTGTTTCAGAGGTAGTATTGCGAACTGTAATGCGGTACACAGCAGTGATGAATCTCTGGTGCATTTGCGCTAAAACTTCCAGAGCATGAGCCAGTTTCTGGCTTAGCTCGACGTGTATATTACGTTCCAGTGCACTTTCCACTCTACTCAGCTCTGTACAGTCAAACTGACCTCGATATTGAAAACTACCCTCTCTGTCCATGCCAACGGTACTCTACACATAAGCCAAGTCTTTTGTCCCCAGCTAACTCAACGATTGTTTTCTCTTTTCAActctttttttaacattttttaaaatagagttctgttcaattttttaaatctatttttaacCTCAGATTTAAAGCgtcaattaattacaattgcGATCTAATTGatgttcgaaaaaaaattcaaaaatccgAGAGCTGGGATCGAACCTACGATCTCCCGTTACCAGTTCCAGAATCAAACCTTTACCCCGCGGGCTCTGTtggcaaatttaaaaactaaaaatataaataaataattttttagacgACAAACTAAAGAACAAACGAAGCTCCGTTGATTAAAATCTCGgtgtgcataaaaaaaaaaaaatctaatatttCTACATGACggtcgaatttaaaaattgagatcTGCCGGGACagggaatgaaaaaaaaatctgtctgagaaatgagacaaaaaaaaagtttaaatttatctgtgtCGGGGACAGATCCGGCGAGTGTGAATGGTGGGGATATTTTGCGCATCATCCACCTAATATCTGACAAAACCACCCCAGGTACTCCAACTACCTCTGACCCAGATACTCTCTAGTTTCCAGCATCAGTACCCCATCTCCCATCTCCCATCTCCACTATCTCTATGTTTCTATTTCCTACCCCCACTCCTACGCTTACTCTTATCCCCTTCGCTCTTATCATCTTTCCTCTTTCAAACCCCCACCCCTTCTATATTTCCCCCCACTCCGTGGACTAAACGTATACATTTACGCTGTTACTGTATCTGAGTCCATACTGAACCCACACATCCCATGCTACGTGTCATTGTGTCATAACATGTGTCATATGAGACTTATATCATCTacaaatat
This genomic interval carries:
- the LOC106693196 gene encoding holotricin-3 is translated as MNGLTIAFVVACAVALAAAQMPGMPGIPGMPGGGGGAGAGFGGGFGMGGEIGGGAGGGSGGAGAGMGAKAGFGFGAQAGAGMSGGAGGGQKKRSVDQLLAAEPQVYYAGGFSGQYDSTQEMNKGRRMGRSPQAPPQGPPSGPPSGPPSGPK
- the LOC103573466 gene encoding uncharacterized protein LOC103573466 codes for the protein MNGLMITFIVSCTIALAIAQGPGGMRGPPHPPHGMMGGPPPPPCGMGGPEGGQGGMGGQADGQVSGGFGGQGGGESDMNEGSRQRRSLEDELQTFFIEFAEKIHNDMQGLAGGARGRRSPQRRPKGPEDMGRKF